Proteins encoded by one window of Halorubrum ruber:
- a CDS encoding histidine kinase — translation MATETATTTEGVSTETGNWRAGVAGGLVGGLVFGAMMSAMTPGVLQMAIPAMYGIEGPAGAVGWAIHMSHGAVIGLGFAAIAGVRPRLGDSVGTGLGVGAAYGLLVWVALAVIAMPIWLGAVGFPGAPPLPNVGVESLVGHVVYGAVLGGVYSAVAN, via the coding sequence ATGGCAACCGAAACGGCGACCACGACGGAGGGGGTATCGACGGAGACCGGAAACTGGCGGGCGGGCGTGGCCGGCGGACTGGTCGGCGGGCTCGTCTTCGGCGCGATGATGTCGGCGATGACTCCTGGCGTATTACAGATGGCGATCCCGGCGATGTACGGCATCGAAGGCCCCGCCGGCGCCGTCGGCTGGGCGATCCACATGTCCCACGGCGCGGTCATCGGGCTCGGGTTCGCCGCGATCGCGGGCGTGCGGCCGAGGCTCGGCGACTCGGTCGGAACGGGCCTCGGCGTCGGGGCGGCCTACGGCCTCCTCGTCTGGGTCGCGCTCGCGGTGATCGCGATGCCGATCTGGCTGGGCGCCGTCGGCTTCCCGGGCGCGCCGCCGCTGCCGAACGTCGGCGTCGAGAGCCTCGTCGGCCACGTCGTCTACGGCGCGGTCCTCGGCGGCGTCTACTCGGCGGTCGCGAACTGA
- a CDS encoding ATP-dependent DNA helicase, producing MSESPHLRFFPYEEPYPNQREAMDRVANALDRGQDVLFEGAPGTGKTLSALVPALEHAREHDRTVVITTNVHQQMRQFVEDARAITREEPIRAVVFKGKSSMCHIDVDYQECQTLRDTTREMVETESEVRELESRQRELLAESREGDAGAAEAREAIMEELDELEAEVDEYETANVCEHYRNNLTRDTDEFFSWLFDDVRTPDDVYEYADERELCGYELLKEGMEGVDLVVCNYHHLLDPNIREQFFRWIDRDPSEIVTVFDEAHNIEDAARDHATRTLTENTLDAALDELADSDDSRAEPAENVLRAFRDALVETYEDGLGFGGVDESWEDVSIANDDRRDDLTLAFLRNYEGKGIDTEAELAVQLGQAIDEEYERRYRDGEATTRSESQTLAAARFVATWMDEGAEFGQYPVVSVRRDAGTDEVYGRAELYTCIPRNVTSELFDEVAASVLMSATLRPFDVTEDVLGLEDVASMAYEMGYPEANRRTFAADVPPLFASDRNDPETQEAVSSLLRDAIRFTPGNTLAFFPSYAEAERYHERLAGGSGRSAPSGGDARRGSEGGNDAPLGSIHLDGPGVDEERLRSEFVASDGAALFTSLWGTLGEGVSFDGDDARTVVVVGVPYPHLSDRTEAVQDAYDRAFADRDRSRDPGWMYAVEIPTIRKTRQALGRVIRGPDDFGVRILADRRYTTADMGKYSVRSAFPPEEREELLDVDPEKLKFAMLNFYQDHDAYDGPPPSP from the coding sequence GTGTCAGAGTCGCCGCACCTGCGGTTCTTCCCGTACGAGGAACCCTACCCGAACCAGCGCGAGGCGATGGACAGGGTCGCCAACGCGCTGGACCGGGGCCAGGACGTGCTGTTCGAGGGCGCGCCCGGGACGGGGAAGACCCTCTCCGCGCTCGTGCCCGCGCTCGAACACGCCCGCGAGCACGACCGCACGGTCGTCATCACGACCAACGTCCACCAGCAGATGCGGCAGTTCGTCGAGGACGCGCGCGCGATCACCCGCGAGGAGCCGATCCGCGCGGTCGTCTTCAAGGGGAAGTCGTCGATGTGCCACATCGACGTCGACTACCAGGAGTGTCAGACCCTCCGGGACACCACCCGCGAGATGGTGGAGACGGAGAGCGAGGTGCGCGAGCTGGAGTCGCGCCAGCGCGAGCTGCTGGCGGAGAGCCGCGAGGGTGACGCGGGCGCCGCGGAGGCGCGCGAGGCGATCATGGAGGAGCTCGACGAGCTCGAGGCGGAAGTCGACGAGTACGAGACCGCCAACGTCTGCGAGCACTACCGCAACAACCTCACCCGCGACACCGACGAGTTCTTCTCGTGGCTCTTCGACGACGTCCGGACGCCCGACGACGTGTACGAGTACGCCGACGAGCGCGAGCTGTGCGGCTACGAGCTGTTAAAAGAGGGGATGGAGGGGGTCGACCTCGTCGTCTGCAACTACCACCACCTGCTCGACCCGAACATCCGCGAGCAGTTCTTCCGGTGGATCGACCGCGACCCGAGCGAGATAGTCACCGTCTTCGACGAGGCGCACAACATCGAGGACGCCGCGCGCGACCACGCCACCCGGACGCTGACGGAGAACACCCTCGACGCCGCGCTCGACGAGCTGGCCGACAGCGACGACTCCCGCGCGGAGCCCGCGGAGAACGTCCTCCGCGCCTTCCGCGACGCCCTCGTCGAGACGTACGAGGACGGGCTCGGGTTCGGCGGGGTCGACGAGAGCTGGGAGGACGTCTCGATCGCCAACGACGACCGCCGCGACGACCTCACGCTGGCGTTCCTCCGCAACTACGAGGGGAAGGGGATCGACACGGAGGCGGAGCTCGCCGTCCAGCTCGGCCAGGCGATAGACGAGGAGTACGAGCGCCGCTACCGCGACGGGGAGGCGACGACCCGGTCGGAGTCGCAGACGCTCGCGGCCGCCCGGTTCGTCGCGACGTGGATGGACGAGGGCGCGGAGTTCGGCCAGTACCCGGTGGTCTCCGTCCGGCGCGACGCGGGTACTGACGAGGTGTACGGCCGCGCGGAGCTGTACACCTGTATCCCGCGGAACGTCACCAGCGAGCTGTTCGACGAGGTGGCCGCCTCCGTCCTGATGAGCGCGACGCTGCGCCCGTTCGACGTGACCGAGGACGTGCTGGGGTTAGAGGACGTCGCGTCGATGGCCTACGAGATGGGCTACCCCGAGGCGAACCGCCGGACCTTCGCCGCCGACGTGCCGCCGCTTTTCGCCTCGGACCGCAACGACCCGGAGACGCAGGAAGCGGTGTCGTCGCTGCTCCGCGACGCGATCCGGTTCACGCCCGGCAACACGCTCGCCTTCTTCCCCTCGTACGCCGAGGCCGAGCGCTACCACGAGCGTCTCGCCGGTGGGAGCGGGAGAAGCGCCCCGAGCGGCGGCGACGCGAGACGCGGGTCGGAGGGAGGGAACGACGCCCCCCTCGGCTCGATCCACCTCGACGGGCCGGGCGTCGACGAGGAGCGACTCCGCAGCGAGTTCGTCGCAAGCGACGGCGCCGCGCTGTTCACCTCGCTGTGGGGGACGCTCGGCGAGGGGGTGAGCTTCGACGGCGACGACGCCCGCACGGTCGTCGTCGTGGGCGTCCCGTACCCGCACCTCTCGGACCGCACCGAGGCGGTTCAGGACGCCTACGACCGGGCGTTCGCGGACCGCGACCGCTCCCGCGACCCGGGGTGGATGTACGCCGTCGAGATCCCGACGATCCGCAAGACGCGACAGGCGCTCGGCCGGGTGATCCGCGGCCCCGACGACTTCGGCGTCCGGATCCTCGCGGACCGCCGCTACACGACCGCCGACATGGGGAAGTACTCGGTCCGTTCCGCCTTCCCGCCCGAGGAGCGCGAGGAGCTGCTCGACGTCGACCCCGAGAAGCTGAAGTTCGCGATGCTGAACTTCTACCAAGATCACGACGCGTACGACGGGCCGCCGCCGTCACCGTGA
- a CDS encoding ammonium transporter gives MTGGVLATIDPSTFASAMNGTWILVVTFLIFFMHAGFAMLEAGQVRSKNVANQLTKNLLTWSVGVTVFFLIGTAFTSLVNGSPGIASAAGSLFSGGELAVEEGVVGPYVNWLYGAVFAMTAATIVSGAVAGRAKLRAYVTYTFLLAAVIYPMVIAFTWSASGDGLVAQLTGTAFHDFAGGMIVHGMGGIAGLTAAAVLGPRMDRYAKDGSTNVIPGHSLTFAVLGTLVLAFGWYGFNVGTASVVSGGVFNTLTLNLVAMGTTIAMAAGGIGAATVVWLRTGKVDTLYVANGLLAGLVGITAIPDTTAWWGALVVGLLAGGQLPLVFEFVSDTLKIDDVCAVFPVHGSAGVLGTLLFPFVAAPGELSAGIGAHFVAQLTGVVIIGGWTLTATAAVWYVLKVSGEARVTAEHEQEGLDISEHGVETYPEFGGDRVATDGGPSVVDTTESDGESPRADGGAEAGTEIKMVTAVVRPDKLGDIKQSLAEINAPSLTVTNVSGRGSQPAKKGQWRGEEFTVDLHQKVKVEVVVADIPADEVAEAIADAAETGEPGDGKVFIMPVEDALQVRTGVTGPEAV, from the coding sequence ATGACGGGCGGCGTTCTCGCCACGATCGATCCGAGCACGTTCGCGTCCGCGATGAACGGGACGTGGATCCTCGTCGTGACGTTCCTCATCTTCTTCATGCACGCCGGCTTCGCGATGCTCGAAGCCGGGCAGGTGCGGTCGAAGAACGTCGCCAACCAGCTGACGAAGAACCTCCTGACGTGGAGCGTCGGGGTGACGGTGTTCTTCCTCATCGGCACGGCGTTCACGAGCCTCGTGAACGGCTCGCCGGGGATCGCCTCCGCCGCCGGGTCGCTGTTCTCCGGCGGCGAACTGGCCGTCGAGGAGGGCGTCGTCGGCCCGTACGTCAACTGGCTCTACGGCGCGGTGTTCGCGATGACCGCCGCGACGATCGTCTCCGGGGCGGTCGCCGGCCGCGCGAAGCTCCGCGCGTACGTGACGTACACGTTCCTGCTGGCCGCGGTCATCTACCCGATGGTCATCGCGTTCACTTGGTCGGCGTCGGGCGACGGGCTCGTCGCGCAGCTGACCGGGACCGCGTTCCACGACTTCGCGGGCGGCATGATCGTTCACGGCATGGGCGGGATCGCGGGCCTCACGGCGGCGGCCGTCCTCGGTCCGCGGATGGACCGCTACGCGAAGGACGGCTCGACGAACGTCATCCCCGGTCACTCGCTGACGTTCGCCGTGCTGGGGACGCTCGTCCTCGCGTTCGGCTGGTACGGGTTCAACGTCGGCACGGCCTCCGTCGTCAGCGGCGGCGTGTTCAACACGCTGACGCTCAACCTCGTCGCGATGGGGACGACCATTGCGATGGCGGCCGGCGGGATCGGCGCCGCGACCGTCGTGTGGCTCCGCACCGGGAAGGTCGACACGCTGTACGTCGCCAACGGGCTGCTTGCGGGACTCGTCGGCATCACCGCGATCCCGGACACCACGGCGTGGTGGGGCGCGCTGGTCGTCGGCCTCCTCGCCGGCGGACAGCTCCCCCTCGTCTTCGAGTTCGTCTCGGACACGCTGAAGATCGACGACGTCTGCGCGGTGTTCCCGGTCCACGGGAGCGCCGGCGTCCTCGGCACGCTGCTGTTCCCGTTCGTCGCCGCGCCGGGCGAGCTCAGCGCGGGCATCGGCGCGCACTTCGTCGCGCAGCTGACCGGCGTCGTCATCATCGGCGGCTGGACGCTCACCGCGACCGCCGCCGTCTGGTACGTCCTCAAGGTCTCCGGCGAGGCGCGCGTCACCGCGGAACACGAGCAGGAGGGGCTCGACATCTCCGAGCACGGCGTCGAGACCTACCCCGAGTTCGGCGGCGACCGCGTCGCGACCGACGGCGGTCCGTCCGTGGTCGACACGACCGAGTCCGACGGCGAGTCCCCGCGCGCTGACGGCGGCGCGGAGGCGGGCACGGAGATCAAGATGGTCACCGCGGTCGTCCGCCCCGACAAGCTCGGGGACATCAAGCAGTCGCTCGCGGAGATCAACGCGCCCTCGCTGACGGTGACGAACGTCTCCGGCCGCGGCAGCCAGCCCGCGAAGAAGGGCCAGTGGCGCGGCGAGGAGTTCACCGTCGACCTCCACCAGAAGGTGAAAGTCGAGGTCGTCGTCGCCGACATCCCGGCCGACGAGGTGGCGGAGGCGATCGCCGACGCCGCCGAGACCGGCGAGCCCGGCGACGGCAAGGTGTTCATCATGCCGGTCGAGGACGCGCTCCAGGTCCGCACGGGCGTGACCGGCCCGGAGGCAGTGTAG
- the argH gene encoding argininosuccinate lyase: MTDDDPDAATDADIEASGASAGGDTAVRRDRFSGGPAREFLSSLAADEAIFEADLAVDRAHVVMLAEQGIVDEAVAGEILAALDDVETAGHDELPDGEDVHEAIETAVIDRGGPDGGRMHTARSRNDEVATCIRYRLREDLLAAVEATLTAREALVDVASEHTETVMPGYTHLQPAQPTTVAHYLLSYEGGLARDTERLFDAYDRVNRSPLGAAAFAGTPFDVDRDRTAELLGFDGTVRNSMDAAAARDFLAESASALATLATTLSGLAEDLIIFSNKGVVELSDDYASTSSIMPQKKNPDTLELTRGVAGDAIGEATGTLSLLKGLPRAYNRDLQRSHASVFEIAGDVCEATEVAAGAVATADWDEATLAAAAGEGFSTATGVADLLAMGGMPFRTAHEIVAAAAETVADGDSPDAAAAKVDEATRKVTGEPLSAYVSREDVESALDPAESVASRDSAGGPAPEAVADELAAAEAGIEGDNAALAAERDALADASEALDAEVDRYV; encoded by the coding sequence ATGACCGACGACGATCCCGACGCAGCGACGGACGCCGACATCGAAGCGAGCGGCGCGTCGGCCGGCGGCGACACTGCCGTCCGCCGCGACCGCTTCAGCGGCGGCCCCGCCCGCGAGTTCTTATCGAGCCTCGCGGCCGACGAGGCCATCTTCGAGGCCGACCTCGCGGTCGACCGCGCGCACGTGGTCATGCTCGCGGAGCAGGGGATCGTCGACGAGGCGGTCGCGGGCGAGATCCTCGCCGCGCTCGACGACGTCGAGACTGCCGGCCACGACGAACTCCCCGACGGCGAGGACGTCCACGAGGCGATAGAGACCGCCGTCATCGACCGGGGCGGCCCGGACGGCGGGCGGATGCACACCGCCCGCTCGCGTAACGACGAGGTGGCGACCTGCATCCGCTACCGCCTGCGCGAGGACCTGCTCGCCGCGGTTGAGGCGACGCTCACCGCCCGCGAGGCGCTCGTCGACGTCGCGAGCGAACACACCGAGACGGTGATGCCGGGGTACACCCACCTCCAGCCGGCCCAGCCGACGACGGTCGCGCACTACCTGCTGTCGTACGAGGGCGGGCTCGCGCGCGACACGGAACGCCTGTTCGACGCGTACGACCGGGTCAACCGCTCGCCGCTCGGCGCGGCCGCGTTCGCGGGGACGCCGTTCGACGTCGACCGCGACCGGACCGCGGAGCTGCTCGGCTTCGACGGGACGGTCCGCAACTCGATGGACGCCGCCGCCGCGCGCGACTTCCTCGCGGAGTCGGCGAGCGCGCTCGCGACGCTCGCGACGACGCTGTCGGGGCTCGCGGAGGACCTGATCATCTTCTCGAACAAGGGGGTCGTGGAGCTCTCCGACGACTACGCCTCGACCTCCTCGATCATGCCCCAGAAGAAGAACCCCGACACGCTGGAGCTCACCCGGGGCGTCGCGGGCGACGCGATCGGCGAGGCAACCGGCACGCTGAGCCTTCTGAAGGGGCTCCCGCGCGCCTACAACCGCGACCTCCAGCGCTCCCACGCGAGCGTCTTTGAGATCGCGGGCGACGTGTGCGAGGCGACCGAGGTCGCCGCGGGCGCGGTCGCGACCGCCGACTGGGACGAGGCCACGCTCGCGGCCGCCGCGGGCGAGGGATTCTCGACGGCCACCGGGGTCGCCGATCTGCTCGCGATGGGCGGCATGCCGTTCCGGACGGCCCACGAGATCGTCGCGGCGGCCGCGGAGACGGTCGCGGACGGCGACTCGCCGGACGCGGCGGCCGCAAAAGTTGACGAGGCCACTCGAAAGGTGACCGGCGAGCCCCTCTCCGCGTACGTGAGCCGCGAAGACGTGGAGTCGGCGCTCGACCCGGCCGAAAGCGTCGCGAGCCGCGACTCCGCCGGCGGACCGGCCCCCGAGGCGGTCGCCGACGAGCTCGCCGCCGCTGAGGCGGGCATCGAGGGAGACAACGCCGCGCTGGCGGCCGAGCGCGACGCGCTCGCCGACGCGAGCGAGGCACTGGACGCGGAGGTCGATCGCTATGTCTGA
- a CDS encoding DUF7473 family protein, with product MLLQTVTPVSVLGTTVLLALFLSLTAHIAARNVLGDVDPRRALYVGPLPAVISVVGNAFELSGALILLAALLVDGTMFWWSYEQPRRAVAVMTLIHVVVTTLLSGLLLVASILLASMPG from the coding sequence ATGCTCTTACAGACGGTGACGCCGGTCTCCGTGCTCGGGACGACCGTCCTGTTGGCGCTGTTCCTCTCGCTGACCGCGCACATCGCGGCTCGGAACGTCCTCGGCGACGTCGACCCGCGGCGCGCCCTCTACGTCGGCCCGCTGCCCGCGGTGATAAGCGTCGTCGGGAACGCGTTCGAGCTCTCCGGGGCGCTCATCCTCCTCGCCGCGCTCCTCGTCGACGGGACGATGTTCTGGTGGAGCTACGAGCAGCCCCGGCGGGCCGTGGCCGTGATGACGCTGATCCACGTCGTGGTCACGACGCTGCTCAGCGGGCTCCTGCTCGTGGCCTCGATCCTGCTCGCGTCGATGCCCGGGTGA
- the hemL gene encoding glutamate-1-semialdehyde 2,1-aminomutase has translation MNHERSRGLYDRALSVMPGGVNSSVRATMPHPFFVERGDGGHVIDADGNRYVDWVMGYGPLLYGHDLPDPVEAAVQSHVAEGPMYGAPTEIEVEHAEFVARHVPSVESIRFVNSGTEATVSAVRLARGHTDRDKIVVMQGGYHGAQESTLVEGSPGDARPSTAGIPEEFAEHTLPIPFNDEAAAKEVFAEHGDEIAAVLVEPILANKGIVMPIEGYHETLRDLCDDHGSLLVFDEVITGFRVGGLGCAQSKFGVTPDVTTFGKIIGGGFPVGAIGGRADIIEGFTPAGEVFQSGTFSGHPVTMAAGKAGLEYAAENDVYEHVNRLGRKLREGIAEICAERAPEYTVVGTDSMFKTIFTREAPDDVDDCCAGGCRQDPDCARYDHCPKTGADVAAAATDRWERVFWQEMKDRGVFLTANQFECQFTSYAHTEEDVERTLEAYREAI, from the coding sequence ATGAACCACGAGCGCTCGCGCGGCCTGTACGACCGCGCGCTGTCGGTGATGCCGGGCGGCGTCAACTCCTCCGTCCGGGCGACGATGCCGCACCCGTTCTTCGTCGAGCGCGGCGACGGCGGCCACGTGATCGACGCCGACGGCAACCGCTACGTCGACTGGGTGATGGGGTACGGCCCCCTACTGTACGGCCACGACCTCCCGGACCCGGTCGAGGCCGCGGTCCAGTCGCACGTCGCGGAGGGGCCGATGTACGGCGCGCCGACCGAGATCGAGGTGGAACACGCCGAGTTCGTCGCCCGCCACGTCCCGAGCGTGGAGTCGATCCGCTTCGTCAACTCCGGCACGGAGGCGACCGTCTCGGCGGTGCGGCTGGCGCGCGGCCACACCGACCGCGACAAGATCGTCGTGATGCAGGGCGGCTACCACGGCGCGCAGGAGTCGACGCTCGTCGAGGGGTCGCCGGGCGACGCCCGCCCCTCGACGGCGGGGATCCCGGAGGAGTTCGCCGAACACACCCTCCCGATCCCGTTCAACGACGAGGCGGCCGCGAAGGAAGTGTTCGCGGAACACGGCGACGAGATCGCGGCCGTCCTCGTCGAGCCGATCTTAGCCAACAAGGGGATCGTCATGCCGATAGAAGGGTACCACGAGACGCTGCGGGACCTCTGTGACGACCACGGCTCCCTCCTCGTCTTCGACGAGGTGATCACCGGGTTCCGGGTCGGCGGCCTCGGCTGCGCGCAGTCGAAGTTCGGCGTCACCCCGGACGTGACGACGTTCGGGAAGATCATCGGCGGCGGGTTCCCCGTCGGCGCGATCGGCGGGCGGGCGGACATCATCGAGGGGTTCACCCCCGCGGGCGAGGTGTTCCAGTCCGGCACCTTCTCCGGGCACCCGGTGACGATGGCGGCCGGGAAGGCCGGATTAGAGTACGCGGCCGAGAACGACGTGTACGAGCATGTCAACCGGCTCGGCCGGAAGCTCCGCGAGGGGATCGCCGAGATCTGCGCGGAGCGCGCGCCGGAGTACACCGTCGTCGGCACCGACTCGATGTTCAAGACGATCTTCACCCGCGAGGCGCCCGACGACGTCGACGACTGCTGTGCGGGCGGCTGCCGACAGGACCCCGACTGCGCCCGGTACGACCACTGCCCGAAGACGGGCGCCGACGTCGCCGCGGCCGCGACCGACCGCTGGGAGCGCGTGTTCTGGCAGGAGATGAAAGACCGGGGCGTGTTCCTCACCGCGAACCAGTTCGAGTGCCAGTTCACCTCCTACGCGCACACGGAGGAGGACGTCGAGCGGACGCTGGAGGCGTACCGAGAGGCGATCTGA
- a CDS encoding argininosuccinate synthase translates to MTSVALAFSGGLDTTVCVPLLKEEYGYDEVIGVNVDVGQPTEEFDEAEETAEALGLDIHVVDAKEEFADLCFDAVKANADYQGYPLGTALARPVIAEAILGVAEEQGCDAIAHGCTGKGNDQLRFEAVWRGSDLEVIAPVRELGLTREWEIDYAAEKDLPVEAGDGGVWSIDENIWSRAVEGGKLENPDYEPPEDIYEWTAEPEGETTIEITFEEGVPVAVDGEAMDPVPLIQHLNEYAGGYGVGRTDVMEDRMLGLKVRENYEHPAATVLLTAHQALEDLVLTKNERSFKKGIEQEWSEKAYEGLVFAPVVDALDAFVDETQDVVTGTATVKVSGGDCRVVARDSEYAVYSEEMASFNTEDVAGIAQSDATGVAKYHGLQERLANDVKASVSKPELATDGSGETDTSE, encoded by the coding sequence ATGACGAGCGTTGCACTCGCGTTCAGCGGGGGACTCGACACGACAGTGTGCGTACCGCTACTGAAAGAGGAGTACGGCTACGACGAGGTCATCGGCGTCAACGTCGACGTCGGCCAGCCGACGGAGGAGTTCGACGAGGCCGAAGAGACCGCCGAAGCGCTGGGACTCGACATCCACGTCGTCGACGCGAAAGAGGAGTTCGCGGACCTCTGTTTCGACGCGGTGAAGGCCAACGCCGACTACCAGGGCTACCCGCTCGGCACCGCCCTCGCGCGCCCGGTCATCGCCGAGGCCATTCTGGGCGTCGCCGAGGAGCAGGGCTGTGACGCCATCGCGCACGGCTGTACGGGGAAGGGGAACGACCAGCTCCGGTTCGAGGCCGTCTGGCGCGGCTCCGACCTCGAAGTGATCGCCCCCGTGCGCGAACTCGGCCTCACCCGCGAGTGGGAGATCGACTACGCCGCCGAGAAGGACCTGCCCGTCGAGGCGGGCGACGGCGGCGTCTGGTCCATCGACGAGAACATCTGGTCGCGCGCGGTCGAGGGCGGCAAGCTGGAGAACCCGGACTACGAGCCGCCGGAGGACATCTACGAGTGGACCGCGGAGCCGGAAGGCGAGACCACCATCGAGATCACATTCGAGGAGGGCGTCCCGGTCGCCGTCGACGGCGAGGCGATGGATCCGGTCCCGCTCATCCAGCACCTCAACGAGTACGCCGGCGGCTACGGCGTCGGCCGCACCGACGTGATGGAGGACCGCATGCTCGGGCTGAAGGTGCGCGAGAACTACGAGCACCCGGCCGCGACCGTTCTGCTGACGGCCCACCAGGCGCTCGAAGACCTCGTCCTCACGAAGAACGAGCGCTCGTTCAAGAAAGGGATCGAGCAGGAGTGGTCCGAGAAGGCGTACGAGGGGCTCGTGTTCGCGCCCGTCGTCGACGCGCTCGACGCCTTCGTCGACGAGACACAGGACGTGGTGACCGGCACGGCGACGGTGAAGGTCTCCGGCGGCGACTGCCGCGTCGTCGCGCGCGACTCCGAGTACGCCGTCTACTCCGAGGAGATGGCCTCGTTCAACACCGAGGACGTCGCCGGCATCGCCCAGTCCGACGCGACGGGCGTCGCGAAGTACCACGGGCTCCAAGAGCGCCTCGCGAACGACGTGAAGGCGAGCGTCTCGAAGCCGGAGCTGGCCACCGACGGGAGCGGCGAAACGGACACGTCCGAATAG
- the radA gene encoding DNA repair and recombination protein RadA, with protein sequence MPEDELEDLPGVGPATADKLVDNGFESYQSIAVASPGEMSNTADIGESSASDIINAAREAADVGGFETGATVLERRQEIGKLSWQIDEVDDLLGGGIETQSITEVYGEFGSGKSQVTHQMAVNVQLSKENGGLEGGCIFVDSEDTFRPERIDDMVRGLDDEILADEMERREIEGTPNDEAALEDLVDAFLDQIHVAKAFNSNHQILLAEKAKELAGEHEETEWPIRIVCVDSLTAHFRAEYVGRGELAERQQKLNKHLHDLMRLGDLYNTAILVTNQVASNPDSYFGDPTQAIGGNILGHASTFRIYLRKSKGDKRIVRLVDAPNLADGEAVMRVQNEGLKPE encoded by the coding sequence ATGCCTGAAGACGAACTCGAGGACCTCCCCGGCGTCGGCCCGGCGACCGCGGACAAGCTCGTTGACAACGGATTCGAGAGCTACCAGTCGATCGCGGTCGCGAGCCCCGGCGAGATGTCCAACACCGCCGACATCGGCGAGTCGTCCGCCAGCGACATCATCAACGCCGCCCGCGAGGCCGCCGACGTCGGCGGCTTCGAGACGGGCGCGACCGTGCTCGAACGCCGCCAGGAGATCGGCAAGCTCTCCTGGCAGATCGACGAGGTCGACGACCTGCTCGGCGGCGGCATCGAGACCCAGTCGATCACGGAAGTGTACGGCGAGTTCGGCTCCGGGAAGTCGCAGGTCACCCACCAGATGGCCGTCAACGTCCAGCTCTCGAAGGAGAACGGCGGCTTAGAGGGCGGCTGCATCTTCGTCGACTCCGAGGACACGTTCCGCCCGGAGCGGATCGACGACATGGTCCGCGGGCTCGACGACGAGATCCTCGCCGACGAGATGGAGCGCCGCGAGATCGAGGGCACCCCGAACGATGAGGCGGCCTTGGAGGACCTGGTCGACGCGTTCTTGGACCAGATCCACGTCGCGAAGGCGTTCAACTCCAACCACCAGATCCTGCTCGCCGAGAAGGCGAAAGAGCTGGCTGGCGAACACGAGGAGACGGAGTGGCCGATCCGGATCGTCTGCGTCGACTCGCTCACCGCGCACTTCCGCGCGGAGTACGTCGGCCGGGGCGAGCTCGCCGAACGACAGCAGAAGCTCAACAAGCACCTCCACGACCTGATGCGGCTCGGCGACCTGTACAACACCGCCATCCTCGTCACCAACCAGGTCGCATCGAACCCGGACTCCTACTTCGGCGACCCGACCCAGGCGATCGGCGGCAACATCCTCGGCCACGCCTCCACCTTCCGGATCTACCTCCGGAAGTCGAAGGGCGACAAGCGGATCGTCCGCCTCGTCGACGCGCCGAACCTCGCCGACGGCGAGGCCGTGATGCGCGTCCAGAACGAGGGACTGAAACCGGAGTAA
- a CDS encoding ACT domain-containing protein, with the protein MFDEILEKFEGSPSQQAVIRLFLERGFSVNEEGRVVSGGIEIPYTGIARELDVDRRVVDSTTDAILADPELKRIFTNISSIPSLMDLAPVLDLTVLTIEVAAADEAGIVAEVTSILADRGVSIRQVLSEDPEFTDDPKLYVITDADLSGDLLVEIRDLDYVRRVGF; encoded by the coding sequence ATGTTCGACGAGATCCTCGAGAAGTTCGAGGGGTCACCCAGCCAGCAGGCCGTCATCCGGCTGTTCCTGGAGCGCGGCTTCTCGGTCAACGAGGAGGGGCGGGTCGTCTCCGGCGGGATCGAGATCCCCTACACCGGCATCGCGCGCGAGCTCGACGTCGACCGCCGCGTCGTGGACTCGACGACGGACGCGATCCTGGCGGACCCCGAGCTGAAGCGCATCTTCACCAACATCTCGTCGATCCCGAGCCTGATGGATCTCGCGCCGGTCTTGGATCTGACGGTCCTCACCATCGAGGTCGCGGCCGCCGACGAGGCCGGGATCGTCGCCGAGGTCACGTCCATCCTCGCCGACCGCGGCGTCTCGATCCGGCAGGTGCTGAGCGAGGACCCCGAGTTCACCGACGACCCGAAGCTGTACGTGATCACCGACGCCGACCTGTCGGGCGACCTGCTCGTGGAGATCCGCGACCTCGACTACGTCCGCCGCGTCGGCTTCTGA